In one Fundulus heteroclitus isolate FHET01 chromosome 3, MU-UCD_Fhet_4.1, whole genome shotgun sequence genomic region, the following are encoded:
- the LOC105927733 gene encoding protein SOGA3 isoform X3, which produces MFLRKTSSYDTMMNPSSADSSRQPDNSSRKQPRSSSPAGAKETGAKAAQKGSNSAKPIASKQAVAGGGGGGGGGGGGGRGSRGHSPVSGRQAGGAPPSRGAAAVQPAGAESPTLSRPAAAAAQAAEDSLRPAADASSPSRADANRVVSDQPCASKSPKLKSKNPRGAEPTSAAGGGKKSSKSTVGCGPGFWKEGCLQSELIQFHLNKSLGKKGAKMQTKTASPPASEPEVSPEPETPQPAPQPDERLQEEIERLEDENEDLKIEIEEMRAEMDEMRDTFYEEDACQLQDMRRELERANKNCRILQYRLKKAERKRLRFNESGQVDGELLRSLEQDLKVAKDVSVRLHHELENVEEKRTKTEDENEKLRQKLIEVEVTKQALQNELEKAKELSLKRKGSKDGQRTERKTPQTPVEEENEDLKCQLAFIKEEAILMRKKMAKIDKEKDRLEQELQKYRSFYGDVDSPLPKGEAGGPPTTRESELKLRLRLVEEEANILGRKIVELEVENRGLKAELDDMREDSLAAAGGDGSGGQQSREQGEALSELRQQLQLVEDEAELLRRNLADVEEENKKVTNELNKLKYKAGSHEAGSRHGGGADPAKVEALQEELKVARLQINELSGKVMQLQYENRVLLSNMQRYDLATHLGIRSSPRDSDAESDGGRDDDTPSTSAASPRLLPPHRKREGPIGGESDSDEVRNIRCLTPTRALYSPVDSRFLSRSLRDRQQMIDIRIEAERLGRTIDRLIADTSTIIAEARVYVTNGELFARLDEDEEGGRIREHELLYRINAQMKAFRKELQTFIDRLDVPKQDEKQPEEPLSMFQPIILLILILVLFSSLSYATIFKLVFLFTLFFVL; this is translated from the exons ATGTTCCTGAGAAAGACCTCGTCCTATGACACCATGATGAACCCATCCTCTGCCGACTCTTCTCGGCAGCCAGACAATAGCAGCCGGAAGCAGCCGCGATCTTCATCCCCGGCCGGTGCCAAGGAAACTGGAGCTAAAGCTGCGCAGAAGGGAAGCAACTCGGCTAAGCCCATCGCATCAAAGCAAGCAgtagcaggaggaggaggaggaggtggtggaggaggaggaggaggcagaggtaGCCGAGGTCATTCTCCCGTTTCCGGGAGGCAGGCCGGAGGCGCTCCTCCCAGCAGAGGCGCGGCCGCTGTCCAGCCTGCTGGTGCTGAAAGCCCGACGCTGAGCAGGCCCGCAGCGGCGGCGGCGCAAGCTGCCGAAGACTCCCTCCGCCCTGCAGCGGACGCCTCCTCGCCCTCCAGAGCAGACGCGAACCGCGTTGTCTCGGACCAGCCGTGCGCGTCCAAGTCGCCGAAGCTGAAGAGCAAAAACCCGAGAGGCGCAGAGCCCACCTCGGCTGCAGGTGGCGGCAAGAAGAGCTCCAAAAGCACGGTGGGCTGCGGACCCGGTTTCTGGAAGGAGGGATGCCTGCAGTCCGAACTCATACAGTTCCACCTGAATAAAAGCTTGGGGAAGAAAGGAGCCAAGATGCAGACGAAGACGGCGTCTCCGCCGGCGTCGGAGCCGGAGGTCTCCCCGGAGCCCGAGACGCCGCAGCCGGCTCCACAGCCCGATGAGAGACTGCAAGAAGAAATCGAGAGGCTGGAGGACGAAAACGAAGACCTGAAG ATTGAAATTGAGGAGATGCGGGCAGAGATGGATGAGATGCGGGACACTTTCTATGAAGAGGACGCCTGTCAGCTGCAGGACATGCGCAGAGAGTTGGAGAGAGCCAACAAGAACTGTCGCATCCTCCAATACCGGCTAAAGAAGGCCGAGAGAAAGAGGCTGAGGTTCAATGAAAGCGGCCAAGTTGACGGAGAGCTCCTCAGAAGTCTGGAGCAGGACCTGAAG GTGGCAAAGGACGTGTCAGTGCGCCTGCACCACGAGCTGGAAAATGTCGAGGAGAAGAGGACAAAGACGGAGGATGAGAACGAGAAGCTGAGGCAGAAGCTGATAGAAGTGGAGGTCACCAAACAGGCCCTGCAAAATGAACTGGAGAAAGCCAAGGAG CTCTccctgaaaagaaaaggaagtaAGGACGGACAGAGAACTGAGAGAAAGACACCACAGACACCTGTTGAG GAAGAAAATGAGGACCTGAAATGCCAGTTAGCCTTTATCAAGGAGGAAGCTATCTTAATGAGAAAAAAGATGGCGAAGATCGACAAAGAGAAGGATCGGCTCGAGCAGGAACTGCAGAAGTACCGCTCCTTCTACGGGGACGTGGACAGCCCCCTGCCCAAGGGGGAGGCCGGAGGGCCTCCCACCACCCGGGAGTCTGAGCTGAAGCTCCGTTTGCGCCTTGTGGAGGAGGAGGCAAACATCTTAGGGAGGAAGATTGTGGAGCTGGAGGTGGAGAACAGAGGACTGAAGGCTGAGCTGGATGACATGAGGGAGGATAG CCTGGCGGCGGCAGGAGGGGATGGCAGTGGTGGtcagcagagcagagagcaagGGGAGGCTCTGTCTGAACTACGGCAGCAGCTTCAGCTGGTGGAGGATGAGGCAGAACTCCTCCGCAGGAACCTGGCTGATGtagaggaagaaaacaaaaag GTGACCAATGAGCTCAATAAGCTTAAATACAAGGCTGGGTCCCACGAGGCTGGATCAAGACATGGag GTGGAGCTGATCCGGCTAAAGTGGAGGCCCTGCAGGAGGAGCTGAAAGTGGCGCGCCTGCAGATCAACGAGCTGAGCGGCAAAGTCATGCAGCTCCAGTACGAGAACCGCGTGCTGCTCTCCAACATGCAGCGCTACGACCTGGCCACCCACCTGGGCATCCGCAGCAGCCCCCGGGACAGCGACGCCGAGAGCGATGGGGGACGGGACGACGACACCCCCTCCACCTCGGCCGCCTCCCCTCGCCTCCTCCCGCCACACCGCAAGCGAGAGGGCCCCATCGGAGGGGAGAGCGACTCGGACGAGGTGAGGAACATCCGCTGCCTCACCCCGACGCGCGCCCTGTACTCGCCGGTAGATAGCCGTTTTTTATCCAGAAGCCTGCGGGACCGGCAGCAGATGATAGACATCCGCATCGAGGCCGAGAGGCTGGGCCGGACCATCGACAGGCTCATCGCTGACACCAGCACCATCATCGCAGAGGCCCGAGTGTATGTCACCAACGGGGAGCTGTTCGCCAGGCTGGATGAGGACGAAGAAGGCGGCAG GATCCGAGAGCATGAGCTGCTGTATCGCATCAATGCCCAGATGAAAGCTTTCAGGAAAGAGCTGCAGACCTTCATAGACCGGCTGGACGTCCCCAAGCAGGACGAGAAACAGCCGGAAGAACCGCTCTCC ATGTTTCAACCCATTATTTTGCTCATCCTCATCCTCGTCCTGTTTTCCTCGCTCTCCTACGCCACCATTTTTAAACTGGTGTTTCTGTTCACGCTCTTCTTTGTTCTGTGA
- the LOC105927733 gene encoding protein SOGA3 isoform X4, whose product MFLRKTSSYDTMMNPSSADSSRQPDNSSRKQPRSSSPAGAKETGAKAAQKGSNSAKPIASKQAVAGGGGGGGGGGGGGRGSRGHSPVSGRQAGGAPPSRGAAAVQPAGAESPTLSRPAAAAAQAAEDSLRPAADASSPSRADANRVVSDQPCASKSPKLKSKNPRGAEPTSAAGGGKKSSKSTVGCGPGFWKEGCLQSELIQFHLNKSLGKKGAKMQTKTASPPASEPEVSPEPETPQPAPQPDERLQEEIERLEDENEDLKIEIEEMRAEMDEMRDTFYEEDACQLQDMRRELERANKNCRILQYRLKKAERKRLRFNESGQVDGELLRSLEQDLKVAKDVSVRLHHELENVEEKRTKTEDENEKLRQKLIEVEVTKQALQNELEKAKELSLKRKGSKDGQRTERKTPQTPVEEENEDLKCQLAFIKEEAILMRKKMAKIDKEKDRLEQELQKYRSFYGDVDSPLPKGEAGGPPTTRESELKLRLRLVEEEANILGRKIVELEVENRGLKAELDDMREDSLAAAGGDGSGGQQSREQGEALSELRQQLQLVEDEAELLRRNLADVEEENKKVTNELNKLKYKAGSHEAGSRHGGGADPAKVEALQEELKVARLQINELSGKVMQLQYENRVLLSNMQRYDLATHLGIRSSPRDSDAESDGGRDDDTPSTSAASPRLLPPHRKREGPIGGESDSDEKPAGPAADDRHPHRGREAGPDHRQAHR is encoded by the exons ATGTTCCTGAGAAAGACCTCGTCCTATGACACCATGATGAACCCATCCTCTGCCGACTCTTCTCGGCAGCCAGACAATAGCAGCCGGAAGCAGCCGCGATCTTCATCCCCGGCCGGTGCCAAGGAAACTGGAGCTAAAGCTGCGCAGAAGGGAAGCAACTCGGCTAAGCCCATCGCATCAAAGCAAGCAgtagcaggaggaggaggaggaggtggtggaggaggaggaggaggcagaggtaGCCGAGGTCATTCTCCCGTTTCCGGGAGGCAGGCCGGAGGCGCTCCTCCCAGCAGAGGCGCGGCCGCTGTCCAGCCTGCTGGTGCTGAAAGCCCGACGCTGAGCAGGCCCGCAGCGGCGGCGGCGCAAGCTGCCGAAGACTCCCTCCGCCCTGCAGCGGACGCCTCCTCGCCCTCCAGAGCAGACGCGAACCGCGTTGTCTCGGACCAGCCGTGCGCGTCCAAGTCGCCGAAGCTGAAGAGCAAAAACCCGAGAGGCGCAGAGCCCACCTCGGCTGCAGGTGGCGGCAAGAAGAGCTCCAAAAGCACGGTGGGCTGCGGACCCGGTTTCTGGAAGGAGGGATGCCTGCAGTCCGAACTCATACAGTTCCACCTGAATAAAAGCTTGGGGAAGAAAGGAGCCAAGATGCAGACGAAGACGGCGTCTCCGCCGGCGTCGGAGCCGGAGGTCTCCCCGGAGCCCGAGACGCCGCAGCCGGCTCCACAGCCCGATGAGAGACTGCAAGAAGAAATCGAGAGGCTGGAGGACGAAAACGAAGACCTGAAG ATTGAAATTGAGGAGATGCGGGCAGAGATGGATGAGATGCGGGACACTTTCTATGAAGAGGACGCCTGTCAGCTGCAGGACATGCGCAGAGAGTTGGAGAGAGCCAACAAGAACTGTCGCATCCTCCAATACCGGCTAAAGAAGGCCGAGAGAAAGAGGCTGAGGTTCAATGAAAGCGGCCAAGTTGACGGAGAGCTCCTCAGAAGTCTGGAGCAGGACCTGAAG GTGGCAAAGGACGTGTCAGTGCGCCTGCACCACGAGCTGGAAAATGTCGAGGAGAAGAGGACAAAGACGGAGGATGAGAACGAGAAGCTGAGGCAGAAGCTGATAGAAGTGGAGGTCACCAAACAGGCCCTGCAAAATGAACTGGAGAAAGCCAAGGAG CTCTccctgaaaagaaaaggaagtaAGGACGGACAGAGAACTGAGAGAAAGACACCACAGACACCTGTTGAG GAAGAAAATGAGGACCTGAAATGCCAGTTAGCCTTTATCAAGGAGGAAGCTATCTTAATGAGAAAAAAGATGGCGAAGATCGACAAAGAGAAGGATCGGCTCGAGCAGGAACTGCAGAAGTACCGCTCCTTCTACGGGGACGTGGACAGCCCCCTGCCCAAGGGGGAGGCCGGAGGGCCTCCCACCACCCGGGAGTCTGAGCTGAAGCTCCGTTTGCGCCTTGTGGAGGAGGAGGCAAACATCTTAGGGAGGAAGATTGTGGAGCTGGAGGTGGAGAACAGAGGACTGAAGGCTGAGCTGGATGACATGAGGGAGGATAG CCTGGCGGCGGCAGGAGGGGATGGCAGTGGTGGtcagcagagcagagagcaagGGGAGGCTCTGTCTGAACTACGGCAGCAGCTTCAGCTGGTGGAGGATGAGGCAGAACTCCTCCGCAGGAACCTGGCTGATGtagaggaagaaaacaaaaag GTGACCAATGAGCTCAATAAGCTTAAATACAAGGCTGGGTCCCACGAGGCTGGATCAAGACATGGag GTGGAGCTGATCCGGCTAAAGTGGAGGCCCTGCAGGAGGAGCTGAAAGTGGCGCGCCTGCAGATCAACGAGCTGAGCGGCAAAGTCATGCAGCTCCAGTACGAGAACCGCGTGCTGCTCTCCAACATGCAGCGCTACGACCTGGCCACCCACCTGGGCATCCGCAGCAGCCCCCGGGACAGCGACGCCGAGAGCGATGGGGGACGGGACGACGACACCCCCTCCACCTCGGCCGCCTCCCCTCGCCTCCTCCCGCCACACCGCAAGCGAGAGGGCCCCATCGGAGGGGAGAGCGACTCGGACGAG AAGCCTGCGGGACCGGCAGCAGATGATAGACATCCGCATCGAGGCCGAGAGGCTGGGCCGGACCATCGACAGGCTCATCGCTGA
- the elovl4a gene encoding elongation of very long chain fatty acids protein 4a codes for MEIVTHLINDTIEFYKWTLTIADKRVEKWPLMDNPLPTLAISTSYLLFLWLGPKYMKNREPFQLRKTLIVYNFSMVFLNFFIFKELFMAARAAQYSYICQPVDYSDDPNEVRVAGALWWYFISKGIEYLDTVFFILRKKFNQVTFLHVYHHCSMFTLWWIGIKWVAGGQSFFGAHMNALIHVLMYLYYGLASCGPKIQKYLWWKKYLTIIQMVQFHVTIGHTALSLYVNCDFPHWMHYSLICYAITFIVLFGNFYYQTYRRQQPARRDASSSSSKAGKAVSNGSLNGLSRAANGAPLVGSKEEKPQENSGRRKRKGRAKRD; via the exons ATGGAGATTGTCACACATTTAATTAATGACACCATAGAGTTCTACAAATGGACCCTGACTATTGCAG ACAAGCGGGTGGAGAAATGGCCTCTGATGGACAACCCGCTTCCCACCCTGGCTATCAGCACCTCCTATCTGCTCTTCCTCTGGCTGGGCCCCAAATACATGAAGAACAGAGAGCCCTTCCAGCTCCGAAAGACCCTCATTGTTTACAACTTCAGCATGGTCTTCCTCAACTTCTTCATCTTCAAAGAG CTCTTCATGGCAGCCCGGGCAGCACAGTACAGTTACATCTGTCAACCCGTGGACTATTCGGACGACCCCAATGAAGTCAGG GTGGCAGGAGCCCTCTGGTGGTACTTCATCTCCAAAGGCATCGAGTACCTGGACACGGTGTTTTTCATTCTGAGGAAAAAGTTCAACCAGGTCACCTTCCTGCACGTCTACCACCACTGCAGCATGTTCACGCTCTGGTGGATCGGCATCAAGTGGGTGGCAGGAGGACAGT CGTTCTTCGGGGCACACATGAACGCACTGATCCACGTCTTGATGTATCTGTATTATGGCCTGGCCTCCTGTGGACCCAAGATCCAAAAGTACCTGTGGTGGAAGAAATACTTGACCATCATCCAGATG GTTCAGTTCCACGTCACCATCGGCCACACCGCCCTGTCGCTCTACGTCAACTGCGACTTCCCCCACTGGATGCACTACTCCCTCATCTGCTACGCCATCACCTTCATCGTCCTGTTCGGCAACTTCTACTACCAGACCTACCGCCGCCAGCAGCCGGCACGCCGCgacgcctcctcctcctcttcaaaGGCGGGCAAGGCCGTCTCCAACGGCAGCCTGAACGGGCTGAGCAGAGCCGCCAACGGAGCGCCGCTGGTGGGAAGCAAAGAGGAGAAGCCCCAGGAGAACTCTGGCAGGAGAAAGAGGAAAGGACGCGCTAAACGAGATTAG